TTTAATTTCAAGGCAATTGATTAATTTTCCAGATGAATCGACTTCATTTCACCTCATTttgtattatcatttttcataaaaaaaattgcagaaAATTTAGCCGTATGGTacgatacatttgcctttccaattgaaaaaattgaattactGTACTACtttttttgacatttgacaataatatatttctttcaGAATTCACACGTGAGCTAAACAAGTTCGTTTTGCATAACGAATTATACACATGTAAAGTTAATATCGTGATTAGTGTTCAGCGCAATGCCGAAGTCTATCAAGCATCTGATTGTGGATACCTCTGCATTCATAAGGGCGGCAAACCTTCAAGACATTGCTGAAAATGTTTATACTATACAAGAGGTTATTGATGAAATAACTAATGATAGGCAAAGAAAAAAGCTCGTTGTCCTTCCATACGACTTAAAAGTCAAGGATGTCTTCGCAGATAACATAAAATTCATTACTGAATTCTCGAAGAAAACAGGTGATTATTCTAGCCTCTCTGCTACAGATATTAAGGTTATGGCACTGACCTACCAGCTAGAGAAGGAGAAGGTTGGCGGTACGGAACATCTCAAAGATGAACCGACTATGCAAAAATCTGTTAAAGTTACAGGATTGGCTGGGTTTAACCTTCATCCCAATTATGAAAATGCCAATCAGGAAACAGGTGAGAAAGACTCTAATGCAAACAATAACAAAGAGACCAGTGAACCTTTACAACAACCCATAGGAGAGACTGTGAATGTTGAAACTGGAGAGTCATTTGAAGTCAAACACCAACAAAACTGTCAAACAACAACAAATGAAACTGATGATGATAAACTGGCTGAagaaatttcaaaacaaatcaATGATATGGATTTGAAAGATGACAAAGTTGATGAGCTAATGGTTAAAGTCTCTGATGAAGAGGCTACAGACagctatgatgatgatgatgatgaagacgaGACAGATAGCGATGGTGGAGAATGGATCACAACCAAAAATTTGGCTGAAAAACGAAAAGAGATGGAACTTGGTGAATTCAAAGAAAAAGATGTTGAAGTTGCCTGCATCACTTCGGACTTTGCAATGCAAAATGTTTTAAAGCAGATAGGACTAAATGTTACATCAATAGATGGAAGAATTATAAGACAATTACGTACATTTATTTTTCGTTGCACAACCTGTTTCAAAACAACTAGTGTAATGACAAAACTGTTCTGTCCTAAATGTGGTCATGcaactttaaaaaaagttgCAGTGAGTATTGATGAAGATGGTAATCAAAGAATACATATAAATGGACGTAAACCTTTAACAGCAAGAGGAAAAAGATTTAGTTTACCTACACCAAAAGGTGGTCAACATTTTCAATACCCAATTTTAACTGAAGACCAGCATATACACAAAAGATTTGTTACCAAATTAgcaagaaacaaaacaaatgctCTAGATCCTGATTATACTGCAGGATTTTCTCCATTCGCAATGAAAGATGTGAATTCCAAATCGGCTGTCTTGGGGGTGCGTGCCAACAATCAGGACATAAAATATTGGATGAAGCATTATTCTAAAGGaaagaagaaataaattgaaacaaaCACATTCTTATTTATTAACTAACTAGGTACATAGacataaatttaacattaataaatGCTCATTCTTAAACATAACCAGAGAATAAAAATTCGCTATTATAACAGAGTAGTACCACGTGAATATTCGTTTTAATCCATATTTAGTATTTCATcaaagtatttaaaaacagaatccATACACATGTATGATGTCATTTCATGTTTCTCATGACCTGCAAACAAAGTTTTCTtatatatttgacacaacacaaaTGCAGAGTTTCAGTGGTTTAAGTCAACCTTTAccaatggttgcttcaatgttACTATTGCAGCACTTAATAGTAAGCTTTTAGCTGAACCAGTGATTAATGCTCAGTGTTACTCATGGACAAAGGCAGTGCAAAGATTTGGATAAGTATGTAATTATAATCTAGAAAATAAGTTCATAGAAGAAAGAATAGCCATAGTCTATTCCccttaaaaacacaaataatttgattttatgaaTGCAATATTTATACCTGCTGAAAGTCTGGTTATATCGAAATCAGGAGTTCTGAGAGGTGTATCCAGCGGTGTCTGACTAGATATCCAATTCTTTGTAACCTGTAATATCGAGAAACCAATTAGGAAAAGTTAAATTTCAACTGTGCATGCCTCCAGTTACATTCTTACCTGTTTCAAAAAGTTTGTAAGCTTCTTATTAGAATAGGAATGTACAGAGTCAGTAAAAGCAATGGCCTTTACTCTGTCTTCAAAGTCATTTTGCACCTCTTCTGCCAGAGAAACCGTGACAACCCCACCATAACTATGTGCTACAATGAGTATGGAACTTGCATTCGCATTGGATATGTAGTTCAGCCATGCGTAAAGGGCATGTTCCTCAGCGGTGCTACTGTTGAGAATGGTCTTTCCATCTGCTGTGTGATTGTCATTTGTATTTAGTACCACTACTCCATAGTCTTTGGCCAAAGCCTTCTTGATATACGGAATCTGAGATCCTTTGTCCAACGATTCATTGATTATGAGGCTGTgacaaaaattacatttcagAACAAATATACTGCAGGCCTAATTACGTGACCTACTTTAAAACAAGACATggggaaaacaaaaaatatgcattGATTACGTACATATTAATACATAGATGAATAGAGTATTGCCATTGTGAAAGAAGAACAGAAGGGTAATACCATCATTGTACCAACCAAGGATAATGAACAGAATCAGGAATTGAGCCaccattatatacatatttctatattaattttatgattcAGTACTAAGAAGAAGTTTCATGTTATATATCCAAAGTTATTAAAGTACTACTCAAAAATGGCTTTGCTTGtctaaattcaaaataacatttgcattttgaattttatctcatcatcaatattatttatttttaattttaaacatactTGAAACCAAAATTTAGTAATTAAGTCATGATACTAACGATCTAGCCCACTGACCAGCTCGCACAACGCCTGATCCGTGAATCAATATTAACAGAACATCTTTTTTATCATAAtcttttgaaacaaaaataaatgttccatCATTTGAATCCTTTGGGATTGGTAACTTTTGCAATCCAATCTGAGTCTGAAGAATATCATAAACATAATTGGTGATTGCTGAGCCAAGTTCTTCATAATGAGCTTGGCATTCCTGGTGATCATTGCTCACAACAAATTGGAATGGTTCATCTGTTGGCTGTCCATCAGCTCCAATTTTTCTTACTTGACCATCTGTTTGGTAGTAAAAGCATTAAGTATcatattattgttaatttaaaagtgAAACTAGAAAATAGTGTAGCATTTAATATCTACAAGTAATACCCTAACAACATATATTAATTGCCTTGGTATGAACATATGGATCTAATGGAAAGTGGTTATCACCACCCTTAAGCGTTGGCACTAAGAGGGTCTCGTGCATACACTTAACTGTACCTGTTTTCAAGTTATTTCTGAAATTTCTTATTGTTCCTATTCATAAGTGGAGGCACTAattaaatgatataaaaaatttagaatGTTACTTGAATCAAATATGTATCCCAGTTCCTTCATAGTTTTCGTTCCCTCCATTTTGTAATGCACTTTATTAGCACTAGATGCAATCGACTTTCTGTGAGGTCGCAGTCGTACTTTTGATATCGACGTGCGTACTGCGCGAATTACATTCATGAACTGCAACAGAGAGGGTGGTAAGTACGCATCCTGCAGTATTGATCACCTCAGGGAAACACATTGATATATGTTTTATTACAGCTGAATTTATATGCATCTAGGTCTTGaaactgaaaaataaacaatccCCAGGTCCCGGGGTTGGAACTTGACAGTTTGGACTTTGACGTTTAAATAGATAGTCCAAGAGAAAATAGCACATACAGCCAAGTTAGTCGACTGGTAAAAAACCGAAGTTATATTtgtaactaaattaataaaatagtggtatttttaaaataatatagatgGTACAACGTTAATTAACAGCATTTTCTCATGTTATCAACTAAGATTCATATAAGTTAAAGTTAGTAGCATAAGTATAATAGTTAGTTAGTATATGTATAGTTGTATTTTaaacaactaaaaaaatgtttggcTAAAGTATAGATCGAAACTCTAGCAATAAtagtgtatattttatataaccGATAGTGAAATATTTGCGTattcacataaaaaaacataagaagCCTCTGATAAAACGTGTTTATTTAAAGCGAAAATATTAACATCATTGATTCCAAAATTTCAATTAAGATCATTTTATTATCATCAAAActgttccttttttttgtaaaattatcattatttagaaaatgaaacacaaaaccaccagtaactacTAAATTTAATCATTATACCAATCTAGGAACAGCAAACTGAACGACATGACCAGTAAGAAGAACAGAACATATACTCTTAGGCCTGCGTTTCTTTGTATAGCTTGCTTAATCTGTTCATTGGCATCCTTAACGTTTTCAGTTGCCCCGACAACTGTATTCGATATTCTATCTATGTCTTGTTCTTGTTGTAAAACCTGAAACATATTTACactttttacattttatgtcaGACAAACTGTTTGTATATCTCATTATTAAAAGCTACCTGCCTACCGCTACTGTTAATTATACTTTTACAAACAGTAATATCAATTTGAatctaaataaatcaattaaagtatcatggatttgaaaaatttatttacatccAATAGTTTACGTATGAAAGAACATccaaatatgaatattttaagATCAAGATAGTTATGATATGTATGTACCAGTATGTGcaattttataaagatataatacacagactataataaacaacattcaTCCTCTCTGGTGGCAGATATTCTTAACCGCTACTGTTAATTATACTTTTACAAACAGTAATATCAATTTGAatctaaataaatcaattaaagtatcatggatttgaaaaatttatttacatccAATAGTTTACGTATGAAAGAACATccaaatatgaatattttaagATCAAGATAGTTATGATATGTATGTACCAGTATGTGcaattttataaagatataatacacagactataataaacaacattcaTCCTCTCTGGTGGCAGATATTCTTTTCttgtaatctgtttttttttttaaatggcttatgtatttattcaattttaaccTTTTACCTTTTCAGTAAATATTTCTTGAAGTTCTGCAATGTGTAGTACTTTGCTTTCAATTTGTTTAACTTCTTCCGTCATACTGTTTAGTTCATTTAACAGCTGTACATTCTCCGACTCAAACATTTGCAACTCTTCTGAAGTCAACTCTCCTTCATCAGACATAATTGCCATCTCATTCTCTGATaagtctaattttgtttttgtattttctttttcatcTTCTGTCTCATTCTCTTTTTCTATTACCTTATCTAGTGTAAACGGATTAGGAATACTAGATTTGGTCGCTGGTAGCTCAAGTCTAGACAATTTTCTCATATCTAAAGCTCGCTTAACTCTCATTGCTTTCAATTCACTATGCACTTTACAAACAGCTTTTAAATAAGCATCAATTAAATCTACGACTGAGTCCATATATTCCCTAGTTTGTGGGGTCACTGTAGTTCTTCGATTATCATTCCTGAACTCTTTTAGCAGGTGTGAGCATGTGTTCATGATACGTTGCGCACCGGTGTCTATTTGGTCGCGCTCTTCATCAGACATATCGTCTCCAGTAACATTATTGAAGAAGCTTAAATATTTATCGCGGTGTTCCAATAAAAAGTCCCTAAGCTTTGTAATTTGTGAACAAATATCCTTAGCTGTTGCCATGAAAGCATTTTTTGATTTCACCCTCAATATGCGTTGCTTATCTTCGCTAATCGGACTGTGTATGCCGAAAGCCTTGTTACGAGTTTTAACAGTTTTTATGCAAGCCTTAAATAATGGTGTTATATCCATTTTAAGAGGatttgtttatgttttaaatgttttttcctTCAATAACACGTAAGTTTTACTCGTTTTTGACAAATTGAATTGACAAATCAATAATGTCCTCACAGAGTAGACACTAACCAAATTCTCTTTTTAAAATTATCCAATTGAAAAGGCAAAGTAAGCATGGCTTTaagtagtaataaatattttaatagtaataaatattttaatctgtGATGGCTacatggactttttggcgggaacacgtggagtgaagttgtgtgatttgttttattttgtctatttagtgtttcttcatgtTAGAACTGGTCTTCTTGCCATCCAACCATCTAACCATcataagtttattaagaagaaTAGTTGTTGCCTAGCATTAATTAGTTAGTCGTATAATTTtatgtgaaaaaataaaaagtcagtATGTACATCCGAAGAAAGttatcaggtcataaaatcccttaaaaaaattattatacacaATCTGATCTGAAGTCTTTTGCTCGTAAATTTACAGTAGCCGAAAGCATTTCAGATCGAATGGAGACGGAAGAGAGACAGAAATAAATGTTACACCACTCTATAAAGCTTCTGTCGCTTATACAGGGTGCCCTAAAAAATAGTGTCAAGCCGAAGTCCAGAGGTAGAACATCACTAGGGCTATCCGAACCACCCCCATGTACGTTCCgcgatttttaatagttttcgagttatgattttttaaatatatttttttatttctatgttAAGGCACTTTTTTGCTCACTGTGGCGAGAATAGATAAGGTACATGCCTGATATTTGAAcacttgcttttttttaaaactcggTTTCAAAGTTtagaaaaaatacacaatttttaacttttttgtttcttttttttattaggtttcACATTTGTGTTATAATGTATGACATATCAGCTATGAGAGCTTCGCTCAGAGCGTGGTGCAGCAGACACGATCAAATTTAGGTCTGTTAGAGAACTGTCTAAGCATGAAGATGCTTAGACAGTTCTCAGTTCAGTTGGGtgaattgaatttaattcaGTTCAactgttggagtttgaatataaatgtaatggcaggcagCACTTGACGCATGAttacagatttcgaatattagaattattttaaacgtttaaaaaacagatgattgtattctcgtaagaaaaAGTCAATACTTCTAATCTAGACACGGTCAAAGAAACATGTAagaagttttataaaaatataaagataataattttaaaatggtgTTCAAactatctgcaatataattataatgaagcagtgtgtttttaaatagccctccatcacctacagaacccaatcaCCTCAAATTTAACCATCCAAcatcaacccattgaagacagagatttaaaagatatatatacaaaggcaataaaaaaaaaagatccactaacggtgcttttaagtaacccaagcaccggtcatcattcttGGTGAACCCgacgctcgcgacgaagggctcggcgagtaaattaacccacagacacagcccactgagtttctcgccggatcttctcagtgggtcgcgttttcgatcccgtggtagattctgcgaagcacggctcttgccagggttcgtgttagcaacgtcttcaggtttgagccccgtgagcttaggTGAGCTAGCCtggtgacgctgacatggtctctctcgacaatcagctaaggtaggaaaaacaagTGGTGAAATGATCCATAGATAATCACTTAAACTAAGTGATCGGCTCAAAAGTTGAGAATCCAATAACTCTaaaagaatacaaaaaagttatttgttttgatttaacCAAACATAAGATTTCCAACAATTTTGTTATGTTATAGTAAgctcaaaatataataaacggCAAAACTACTGATGCAGATATGAGTTCGACTATTATGAATTCAAGTCATAACAAACACTCTATTCCAATAGATATATTAGATGACCTTTGTAGGTAAGTAAATCGTAATGACAAGTTTAATGCGAGCAAAAATTAGACTGTTACTtattaaacacaataataaaCTGTTAGGTATTATAAAAAAGACTAATTAAATAACTAGAACTAATGTTCTAAAAATTCTTTTGATGGTAGGATGTCATAATTCGAAATACTTATAACTAGGAACTAGgtatactgcgaagcactgttgcGTTTCATTTATTGGGTTGGACAGCTGCGTAACGGCTTTTCctgttaaagatatttttacttattgctATATATATAGGCAGTAGATAGGCGATACCTAATTTTACCTGGTTAGTGGGGCCCATAAATATCACGACATAAATATCACCTTGACACTGTTACACAACccacaattgtattttataacaacCGTccataatgtaaattaaatgaagtCATTCACTATGTGATGTGAAAGAGTTGCTttgcttcattaaaaaaaaatctatgatgAACACATTGGTGTTCACAGGAACACAGGAATGTCTGCCGAAGTCacattttttaatcatttaatcAGTACTTCTTGGGACATTCAATTTTTTACACTATAACAAAGAAGGGCATGTAAAAGTAATGTGCTTTTTAAACAGTTCACTGTGCCAATAGGTAATGTGTGAAATTTAGCAGTGTCATGGGTGAAATAATGTACAGTCCATCAATGTGTTAAAAACAACAATGTGTGTAATTTAGTTAAGTAAtaatgtacttttttatttttaacttcttACATGGATATGCTCACAattcacctggtattaagcggttactggagctcatagacatctacaacgtaagatctcagttttacagtaggGGGGCTGCCCCACTTCTtcaactgaaatgcattactgcttcatggcagaaataggcagggtagtggtacataCCAGTGCCGCAttcacaaaacgccctaccaccagttcctTTGCATAGTATTTATATTTGAACACACAGACATGCAtactaacaatttatttttaaatcaataacaaataatattttttttgctacaGTCGTTTCATAATAAATCTACCAGCAGAAGATAGAGGAAACCTAGTGAGGATATGCTTCCAGATCGAATTGGCTCATTGGTTTTATTTGGATTATTACTGCACTGACGAATCGAAGAAAGTATACCCCTGTGGTATTAGAGAGTTTGCAGCACATATTTTCCAAGTGAGTAATCTTATGGGATTTTAAATAACATTGTATTCACTGGCATTGATTGCGATAGGCCATAAATGTATACTGACAGTATCTCGAAACATTACATTCCAACATAATATCCCAAAcagatttatataaaatttgcctaaaaataaaatagtcatGATAACATGTCTTAATTAACTCAGAACATTGAGACTACCCAACTTGATTGTTATagctatagtaaaaaaaaagccgaTACAGTTAATTCactttaatgtaaaaaaaaaattaagtagaaGGGTAAATGACCGAGGGTATGGTTCacacccatctggtgttaagttgttaccggagcctatagacattttttatgtacagtatgtatatataatgtaaattaCAGCATGTCCCGCAACTCCGAGAACATGTTAGCAGTCTAGATGCAGTTTTAGATAACTGGAGAGAATATAAACAGACTGTACCTACATACGGAGCTATACTGCTCGATGATGACCTCTCTCATGTGCTTCTTGTACAATCATATTGGACAAAAGCCTCCTGGGGTTTCCCTAAAGGGAAGGTCAATGAAGATGAGGAGCCCTGGAAGTGTGCTACTAGAGAGGTAAGAAAATTCTACTAACATCATAGTGTGCATAGTTTCAACATATTTATCcaatataaaaaagaacattaaagtaataaaaactctAATCTAATATATACTTTGCAATACGTCTTTGTTATGAAATCCAGTTAAGTGTTACATCAACCTGTAGAAAAAATTATTTGGATTTGTTTTCGCATATAAACCAACAGAAGGGTCACTTAAGAATTATGTTATGATAATTTTGTTACATTGCAATAAATGTAATTTGATTGTGATGTCAATGAAGAAGACTAACTGAAGTAtctttcagtgtgcttagtgctagttttttaacgttctcgatagcataaaagttagctcatatttgtatggaatgggatcgtttgcctacgtttgccgctaggggtgctgttccaactgcatacaaaattggctaggtaacttttacgctatagagaatgttaagaaactcgcactgagcaaactgtaaacataataatatagtgagTATACATactcataaaatattataatttgtaacaGGTTCTAGAAGAGACAGGTTTTGATATAAgcaatttaatcaataaaaacgaTTACATAGAAGCCGTAACACACGACCAAATCGCTCGTTTGTACATTATTGGAAATATTCCCAGAGACACAAAGTTCCAACCTCGCACACGAAACGAGATCAAAGCGTGCGAATGGTTCCCATTGGCGGATTTACCGGCCAATAAAAAAGACATGACGCCCAAAGTCAAAATGGGGGTTAGCCCTAATGCGTTCTTCATGGTCCTACCTTTCGTCAAACGAATGAGACGATGGGTTGCCGAACGCAGCTCCAAGGTATTCACGAACAGTCGTCGAACTCGTCACAAATCGATGGGAGATTTAGAAGCTTCAACGAGCCAGAATAAAAACAAGACCATATCGCAGGGACTGCAAAACGAGATAAATGAATACCAACAAAATTCTGGTCACAAAAATGATTATCAGAATCAtggaagcaatacaaaaaatgttAATGGTAATAAAAATGGTGGCAATGGTAACAAAAATGGTGCTAATGGCAATAATAGTGCAAGGAAGGAAAAGAAGGCTGCTAAAAGACAGTTGTTCACGCCACAGAACATCCAGTCGAATAATATTTCACCGGTACAAAAGGAAGACAGTGTTGCCGAGGCTAAAATAGATGAAAGCAAATTAAGCAATTTCATTGCTCCATCTTGGGCAGACTTCAAGTTTGACAAAAGGGCAATTCTTGATTGTCTCACTTGAAActcaaaaatttattttgtggaTCAAAATTAGTACAATCTGTCTCCTTGAAGATAGATTTATAAAAGATGGAAACttgaaagttattttatttatacctaatTTTAGGATTTAtgactaaaaaaataaagtatttctcTCAATAGATGGTGCCAATGTGCTGTGCTGATTCTTATCAACGCGAATTATGCTTTTACTATGTATGTAGTGTTTATTTAGCTAGGAATGAACAAATTTCTCGCTAATCTGCGTCATACCGGCCTTAGAATAGGGCTTCCGAGGCTAAACATATTTACGGACCAAAAAAATTGTTGCATGATTTGGCACCGCTCTTAAACTGAATGCTCTGTCTTCAAAGAAAGAAATATATactgactagctgtacccgtccgcttcgttgggcatttaaaattaacattattatttctcatccccacaaagattctcatcattaacgcccccgcaacttgtgtagagagtccaacactcatctaaatattagcctatccattaagtacatgtattttctacatggataccaagtttgaagtcaatcggatgcatggttcggtagttataacggaacatccgtaaaaaccactgtagatttatatattagtatagattacgatTATTATTGCGGTCTAACTGTAAAGTTAATTTGTCATTTTTTACGAATtcaattttctatttatatacaGGGTTCGTTCTTCGAGACGCAAAAACGTGTGTCGAGCCGTGGTTTGGATAACTCTGCCTTAGAATTAAGACACCTCGTATCcatgaaaaataaacacaaattctaatacacaatttttatttagatttaaatttaacaaaaataatatcacaTGTCGTATTAACACTAATAGGTTTATTATGATACCTACAAATAACTTAGTTCCGTAAATTACatgattttacaaaaaataatggtACATTACTACATATatcacaaaacaaacaaattaatacaGTTTATTTCAATGAGAAACATGTTAAAAAATCTTTAGTTTCGTCTGATTTTAGGACTGATTTCTTCCGCAATTTCTTGGGATACCAGAAATTAATTCCTTGATGACACATCCAAAGTGCAACGTAACTGAATGTAATAAGCCAAGTTTACGTGCCAGCTACTGGACTGAGTGCAGTGTCAAGAGAAATGGGCGATTGTGTTCTATACGGAATATTTTGTAGGTGATATAGAAAGAATACCGACAAATGGCAATTTGGGATGTGCAATCTTCCGAATGTGCCCATAGACTTAATTGAGACAGAGAAGAGGATGTGTTGGCGCTCTGTATAGGCCTTGTATGCACGTGCACGCAAGTATACGCATC
Above is a window of Bombyx mori chromosome 21, ASM3026992v2 DNA encoding:
- the LOC101737392 gene encoding cotranscriptional regulator FAM172A homolog; this translates as MHINSAFMNVIRAVRTSISKVRLRPHRKSIASSANKVHYKMEGTKTMKELGYIFDSNGQVRKIGADGQPTDEPFQFVVSNDHQECQAHYEELGSAITNYVYDILQTQIGLQKLPIPKDSNDGTFIFVSKDYDKKDVLLILIHGSGVVRAGQWARSLIINESLDKGSQIPYIKKALAKDYGVVVLNTNDNHTADGKTILNSSTAEEHALYAWLNYISNANASSILIVAHSYGGVVTVSLAEEVQNDFEDRVKAIAFTDSVHSYSNKKLTNFLKQVTKNWISSQTPLDTPLRTPDFDITRLSAGHEKHEMTSYMCMDSVFKYFDEILNMD
- the LOC101737678 gene encoding syntaxin-18, whose amino-acid sequence is MDITPLFKACIKTVKTRNKAFGIHSPISEDKQRILRVKSKNAFMATAKDICSQITKLRDFLLEHRDKYLSFFNNVTGDDMSDEERDQIDTGAQRIMNTCSHLLKEFRNDNRRTTVTPQTREYMDSVVDLIDAYLKAVCKVHSELKAMRVKRALDMRKLSRLELPATKSSIPNPFTLDKVIEKENETEDEKENTKTKLDLSENEMAIMSDEGELTSEELQMFESENVQLLNELNSMTEEVKQIESKVLHIAELQEIFTEKVLQQEQDIDRISNTVVGATENVKDANEQIKQAIQRNAGLRVYVLFFLLVMSFSLLFLDWYND
- the LOC101737534 gene encoding RNA-binding protein NOB1; amino-acid sequence: MPKSIKHLIVDTSAFIRAANLQDIAENVYTIQEVIDEITNDRQRKKLVVLPYDLKVKDVFADNIKFITEFSKKTGDYSSLSATDIKVMALTYQLEKEKVGGTEHLKDEPTMQKSVKVTGLAGFNLHPNYENANQETGEKDSNANNNKETSEPLQQPIGETVNVETGESFEVKHQQNCQTTTNETDDDKLAEEISKQINDMDLKDDKVDELMVKVSDEEATDSYDDDDDEDETDSDGGEWITTKNLAEKRKEMELGEFKEKDVEVACITSDFAMQNVLKQIGLNVTSIDGRIIRQLRTFIFRCTTCFKTTSVMTKLFCPKCGHATLKKVAVSIDEDGNQRIHINGRKPLTARGKRFSLPTPKGGQHFQYPILTEDQHIHKRFVTKLARNKTNALDPDYTAGFSPFAMKDVNSKSAVLGVRANNQDIKYWMKHYSKGKKK
- the LOC101737812 gene encoding m7GpppN-mRNA hydrolase, coding for MNSSHNKHSIPIDILDDLCSRFIINLPAEDRGNLVRICFQIELAHWFYLDYYCTDESKKVYPCGIREFAAHIFQHVPQLREHVSSLDAVLDNWREYKQTVPTYGAILLDDDLSHVLLVQSYWTKASWGFPKGKVNEDEEPWKCATREVLEETGFDISNLINKNDYIEAVTHDQIARLYIIGNIPRDTKFQPRTRNEIKACEWFPLADLPANKKDMTPKVKMGVSPNAFFMVLPFVKRMRRWVAERSSKVFTNSRRTRHKSMGDLEASTSQNKNKTISQGLQNEINEYQQNSGHKNDYQNHGSNTKNVNGNKNGGNGNKNGANGNNSARKEKKAAKRQLFTPQNIQSNNISPVQKEDSVAEAKIDESKLSNFIAPSWADFKFDKRAILDCLT